In Pseudomonas sp. HR96, the DNA window GCCGCCGGCGATGGCCTGCTGGATACCGCGCAGCAGCGGGCCGTTGTCCAGCCCGTCCGGGGTGATCAGGTAGTCGCCGGGCAGGCTGGCGGCGGCAACGATCGGCCGGTTGGCCTCGGGAAACTCGTAGCCCGGCAGCTGGCGCGCCGACACCCAGGCCAAGGGCTGCCCCTCGGCCCCATGGGGCTCGCCCGCGAACTCGAAGACTTCCCAGACATCCAGCAGCACCTGTTTGTCCGGGTAGTCGTGGGCCACCTTGATCAGCGGCCTTGCAGCTTTGACCTCGATGCCCAGCTCCTCGCGCAGCTCGCGCACCAAGGCCGCGCGCGGCGCTTCGCCAGGCTCCAGCTTGCCACCGGGAAATTCCCAGAGGCCGCCCTGATGCTGGCTGTCGGCGCGCCTGGCGATGAGAATGCGCTGATCGCGGTCGCGTATCACCGCCGCCGCTACATGGACACGTTTCATCCTGCCTCCTGGTTGCAAGGGTCGAGCCCGTGGGTTGGCTTAAGTCCGGTACTCGGCGTTGATCTTCACGTACTCATGGGACAGGTCGGTGGTCCAGATGGTCTCGCTGCATTCACCCCGGCCCAGCTCGATGCGGATGTTGATCTCCTCGCGGGCCATCACCGCCGAGCCCTGCTCCTCGGTGTAGCTGGCAGCGCGGCCGCCCTGGCTGGCGATGCACACTTCGCCCAGGTAGACGTCGATCCTGCTGACGTCCAGCTGCGGCACGCCGGCCCGGCCGACGGCGGCAAGGATGCGCCCCCAGTTGGGGTCCGAGGCGAACAGCGCGGTCTTGATCAGCGGCGAATGGGCCACGGCGTAGCCGACATCCAGACACTCCTGATGATTGCCGCCACCGTTGACCTGCACGGTGACGAACTTGGTCGCGCCTTCGCCGTCACGGACGATGGCCTGGGCCACCTCCATGCACACCTCGAACACCGCCTGCTTCAACGCCGCGAACAGCTCGCCGCGCGCTTCGGTGATTTCCGGCAGAGCGGCCTGACCGGTGGCGATCAGCATGCAGCAGTCGTTGGTCGAGGTGTCGCCGTCGATGGTGATGCGGTTGAACGACTTGTTGGCGCCGTCGCGCAGCAGATCCTGAAGCACCGCTGGCGCCACCTTGGCGTCGGTGGCGATGTAGCCGAGCATGGTCGCCATGTTCGGGCGGATCATCCCGGCGCCCTTGCTGATGCCGGTCACCGTCACGGTCACGCCATCGTGCTGGAACTGCCGGCTGGCGCCTTTGGGCAAAGTGTCGGTGGTCATGATGCCAGTGGCCGCTGCGGCCCAGTTGTCGGGCGACAGGTCATCGAGGGCGGCCTGCAGCGCGCCTTCGATCTTCTCGACCGGCAGGGGCTCGCCGATCACCCCGGTGGAAAACGGCAGCACTGCTTCGGCCGGCACCCCGGTCAGGCTCGCCAGCGCCGCACAGGTGCGCGCTGCGGCGGCCAGGCCTGGTTCGCCGGTGCCGGCGTTGGCGTTGCCGGTGTTGGTCAGCAGGTAACGCACGTCGCCCGCCACGCGCTGCTTGGAGAGGATCACCGGCGCCGCACAGAACGCATTGAGGGTGAATACACCCGCTACCCGCGAACCTTCGACGCAGCGCATCACTACCACGTCCTTGCGCCCCGGGCGCTTGATGCCGGCACTGGAGATGCCGAGTTCAAAACCTGCGACAGGGTGCAGGGTGGGCAAGGGACCGAGACCGACAGCCATGGGAGCGCTCCTGGAAAAAGACAAAGACGTTGAATGGAAAAACGCCGCGACAAACCGAAGCCGTCGCGGCGCAAGGTGTTACTGCATCACCTGCCGATCAGTCGATCTGGCCGTGGCAATGCTTGAATTTCTTGCCCGAACCACACCAGCAGGGCTCGTTGCGACCCAGTTTCTGGTCGTTGCGCACCGGCGTGGCTGCGGTGGCCATGGCCAGGGCGACGTCGCCACCCTCTTCAGCCGCGTCGGCGACTTCCAACGATGGCGCCGAGGGGTGCTCGAACTGCATGCGGGCGGCCAGGTCTTCGGCTTCCTGGCGCAGGCGCGCCTCTTCCTCGACCGGGTCTTCGCGGCGTACCTGGACGTGGGACAGCACGCGGATGGTGTCGCGCTTGATGGAATCCAACAGCTCCTGGAACAGGGTGAAGGATTCGCGCTTGTATTCCTGCTTGGGGTTCTTCTGCGCGTAGCCACGCAGGTGAATGCCGTGACGCAGGTGATCCATGGTCGACAGGTGGTCTTTCCACAAGTCGTCGAGCACGCGCAGCAGGATCTGCTTCTCGAAGGTACGCAGGGCCTCGGTGCTGGCCTGTTCTTCCTTCTCGTTGTAGGCCGCCAGCAACTCGGCCAGCAGCTTCTCGCGCAGGGTCTCTTCGTAGAGTTTTTCGTCGTCGTCGAGCCACTGCTGGATCGGCAGTTTTACCCCGAAATCGTTGAGCAGCGCGGCCTCGAGGCCGGCCACGTCCCACTGCTCGGGCAGCGACTGTGGCGGGATGTGCGCGCTGACGGTGGCATCCAGCACTTCCTGGCGGAAGTCGGCGATGGTGTCGCCGATGTTCTGCGCCGCCAGCAGGCTGTTGCGCATGTGGTAGATGACCTTGCGCTGCTCGTTGGCCACGTCGTCGAATTCGAGCAACTGCTTGCGGATGTCGAAGTTGCGGCCTTCGACCTTGCGCTGGGCCTTCTCGATGGCGTTGGTCACCATGCGGTGCTCGATGGCCTCGCCGGACTGCATGCCCAGCGCCTTCATGAAGTTCTTCACGCGGTCGGAGGCGAAGATGCGCATCAGGCTGTCTTCCAGCGACAGGTAGAAGCGGCTGGAGCCGGCATCACCCTGGCGACCGGCACGGCCACGCAGCTGGTTGTCGATGCGCCGCGATTCGTGGCGCTCGGAGGCGATCACGTGCAGGCCACCTGATTCCAGCACTTGCTGGTGACGCTTCTGCCAGTCGGCCTTGATCTGCGCGATCTGTTCGTCGGTGGGGTTTTCCAGCGAGGCCACTTCGACCTCCCAGTTGCCGCCCAGCAGGATGTCGGTACCGCGACCGGCCATGTTGGTGGCGATGGTCAGCGCGCCGGGGCGACCGGCCTGGGCGATGATCTCGGCTTCCTTCTCGTGGAACTTGGCGTTGAGCACCTTGTGCTCGATGCCTTCCTGGTTGAGCAGGTTGGACATGTGCTCGGAGGTTTCGATGGTCGCGGTGCCGACCAGTACCGGCCGGCCCTTGGCCATGCTCTCTTTGATGTCGGTGACGATGGCCGCGTACTTCTCGTCGGCGGTCAGGTACACCAGGTCGTTGTGGTCCTTGCGCGCCAGCGGCTTGTTCGGCGGAATGACCATGACCGACAGGTTGTAGATCTGGTGGAACTCGAACGCCTCGGTGTCGGCGGTACCGGTCATGCCGGACAGCTTGTTGTACAGGCGGAAGTAGTTCTGGAAGGTGGTCGACGCCAGGGTCTGGCTTTCGGCCTGGATGTTGAGGTTTTCCTTGGCTTCGATGGCCTGGTGCAGGCCCTCGGACAGGCGACGGCCCGGCATGGTGCGGCCGGTGTGTTCGTCGACCAGCAGGATGTTGCCGTCCTGGACGATGTACTCGACGTTGCGATGGAACAGCTTGTGCGCGCGCAGGCCGGCGTAGACGTGGGTCAGCAGGCCCAGGTTGTGCGCCGAATACAGGCTCTCGCCCTCGGCCAGCAGGCCGACGCGGGTAAGCATCTCTTCGATGTACTGGTGACCGGCCTCGTTGAGCTCGACCTGGCGGGTCTTCTCGTCGATGGTGAAGTGGCCCTCTTTGGTGACCACGCCTTCGACTTCTTCGATGTGCTGCTGCAGCTGCGGGATCAGGCGGTTGATCTCGGTGTACAGCTTGGAGCTGTCCTCAGCCTGACCGGAGATGATCAGCGGGGTACGGGCTTCGTCGATGAGGATGGAGTCGACTTCGTCGATCACGGCGAAATTCAGCTCGCGCTGGAATTTCTCTTCGACGCTGAACGCCATGTTGTCGCGCAGGTAGTCGAAGCCGAATTCGTTGTTGGTGCCGTAGGTGATGTCGGCGGCGTAGGCGGCGCGCTTCTCTTCAGGCGGCGCGAACGGGGTGACCACGCCCACGGAGAGGCCGAGGAACTCATACAGCGGACGCATCCAGTTGGCGTCGCGGCGGGCCAGGTAGTCGTTGACCGTGACCACGTGTACGCCCTTGCCGGACAGCGCATTGAGGTACACGCCGAGCGTGGCGACCAGGGTCTTGCCCTCACCGGTGCGCATCTCGGCGATCATGCCTTCGTGCAGGGTCATGCCGCCGATCAACTGGACGTCGAAGTGGCGCATGCCCATGACCCGCTTGCCGGCCTCGCGGCACACGGCAAAGGCTTCGGGCAGGAGTTTGTCGAGGGTCTCGCCCTTTGCCAGGCGGGCCTTGAACTCTGCGGTCTTGGCGCGCAGCTGCTCGTCCGAGAGGGCCACCATTTGCTCTTCGAAGGCATTGACGATCTGTACCGTCTTGAGCATGCGTTTGACTTCACGCTCGTTCTTGCTTCCAAAAAGTTTTTTTAACAAAGGCGCAAACATATCGGCAGGATCTTCCACACGTAGGGATGGAGGGCGGCCCCGTGAGTCGCCCGTGCAGCCCTTATGGCCGCATGCGAACGAGCATTCTACCCGGAAACGATGGTGAGGAAAGTGGCGTTATTCCACGATGCTGGCACAGCGCTGTAACGGGGCTTTTTCACAATAAGGGCTTTTTCGCCAACTTCAACCCGCACGCCGCAGAAGTTCCCGCCCCGGGGGCGCCCTGACGCCCTGCAAAAGGCCTTTGCGCACCGGCTGTCCGGGCGGGTGGTTCGGCGGCCCAGGCTGATCTGTTAGGATGGCTGTTCTGTAACCACCGGTATCTTGCTCATGGCCTATCGCCCTCTTCCCGCCCAGGCGCCCGCCGTCCTGCTGCGCGAAGCCAAGCCATTGAAAGCATTGTTCAGCCAGGCCCAGCGCCTGGCGCAGCTGCAGCGACTGCTGGAAAGCCAGCTGCAACCGGCTGCCCGGCCGCATTGCCACGTCGCCTCGTGGCGCGAGGGCAGCCTGCTGCTGATCGTCACCGATGGGCATTGGGCGACCCGCCTGCGTTATCAGCAAAAACGCCTGCAGCGTGATTTGCAGGCGCTGGAGGCGTTTGCCTCGCTGACGCGGATTCTGTTCAAGGTGCAACCGCCGAATACTCCGGCTGCGCCGGTGACGCGAGCGATCGATTTGTCGGTGGGGTCGGCGGACAATATTCAGGCGACTGCGCAGGGGATCAGTGACCCTGGGTTGAGAGCTGCGCTGGAGCGCCTGGCGGCGCATGGGAAAAGCAAGCCCGCGTAGCTTTGCCGGACCTTGCGAACAGTCGCTGCTGCCCTGCTCTGCTCTGCTCTGCTCTGCTCTGCTCTGCTCTGCTCTGCTCTGCTCTGCTCTGCTCCAGATTTTGATCTTGATCTGGCTTTTGATCTTGATCTGGCTTTTGATCTTGATCTACCGCGACTTCAGCAGGCCGAACGGAACAGCGCGGGAGTGGTGGCGCGAGGCAGGAGCCGAGCGAGCGCCGCGCGGCCAGGGACGGCCGCTCGGCGCGTACGCCACGGAGCGATGTGGAGTGAGGGAACCCGGAGCGAAGCGTAGGGCCAATGAATGGAGCGGAGGCCTTTTGGTTACTTTTGGGCCTTTCCAAAAGTGACTCGCTGTAAGAGCGAAAGGGGCCTTGAGGCGCGTTGGAGATGCTGGATAAGCTCCAATATCGCAGTAGCGACCCTGTGATTTTTAAGCTAATCCATTTGCTAGGATGGTGCGAAATCACCTTTTCGCCCTTACGGCGACTCACTTTTGGAAAGGCCCAAAAGTAAGCAAAAGGCCTCCGCTCCGTTCATTGGCCCTGCACTTCGCTACGCTACGTTACGGGTTCCCTCCTTACGCATCGCTCCGTGGCGTACGCGCCGAGCGGCCGTCCCTGGCCGCGCGGCGCTCGCTCGGCTCCTGCCTCGCGCCACCACTCCCGCGCTGCTTCAGTCGGCCTGCTGAAGTCGCGGCAGATCAAGATCAAGATCAAGATCAAGATCAAGATCAAAAGCCAAAGCCAAAGCCAAAGCCAAAGCCAAAGCCAAAGCCAAAGCCAAAGCCAAAGCCAAAGCCAAAGCCAAAGCCAAAGCCACATCTACAGCAAAGCAGATCTCAAGCAGATCTCAAGCAGATCTCAAGCAGATCTCAAGCAGGGTCGGGGTGTCGGGCTTTGGACACTCAATGAAAAAAGGCCGCCCCGCAAGGGGCAGCCTCAATCAAACCAAAACTAGAGAAGGAAAGCTTTACTGCTTAACCGGCGGCTACCGGACGCATATACGAAATCGGCGCCAGACTGGCATCCTCAAACGTAACCACTTCCCACGCATCCTTCTCGGACAGCAACTTGCGCAACAGCTGGTTGTTCAGCCCGTGCCCCGACTTGTAGCCGCGGAACTCGCCGATCAGGCTGTTGCCGAGTTGGTAAAGATCACCAATGGCGTCGAGTATCTTGTGTTTGACGAACTCGTCCTCGTACCGCAGGCCGTCTTCGTTGACCACGCCATCCACGCCAACGACGATCGCGTTGTCCACGCTACCGCCCAATGCACGGTTGTGCTTGCGCAGGTATTCCAGGTCGCTCATGAAACCGAAGGTACGGGCGCGGCTGACTTCCTTCACAAACGATGTGCTGGAAAAGTCGACGCTCGCAGTCTGCGTGCGATCCTTGAAAACCGGGTGATCGAAATCTATCTCGAAACTGACCTTGAACCCTTCGAAAGGCACGAACGTGGCGCGCTTGTCGCCCTCGGTCACGGTGACTTCACGCAGGATGCGGATGAATTTCTTGGCAGCGTCCTGTTCTTCCAGGCCGGCCGACTGAATCAGGAATACAAAGGGCCCGGCACTACCATCCATGATCGGCACTTCGGACGCTGAGAGTTCGACGTAGGCGTTATCGATTCCCAGGCCAGCCATGGCCGAGAGCAGGTGCTCTACCGTATCCACCTTGGTGTCGCCATTGATCAGCGTGGTGGACATCGTGGTGGCGCCGACGTTTTCGGCGCGTGCAGCAATCTGCACGACCGGGTCGAGGTCGACGCGGCAGAACACGATACCGGTATCCACCGGCGCAGGCTTGAGGGTCAGGTAAACCTTTTCCCCGGAGTGCAGCCCGACGCCGGTAGCACGGATAATATTCTTGAGGGTGCGTTGTTTAATCATGGCATTGGCCGCTTCAGCGCAAATTGCGAACTGGTATCAACAAAGGCTGGCGATGATAGCAGACCGCGCCTTTGCTGAACACCAATCACCCTCATGACCCTGATAAATTCCATCAATCAGCCTGACGACGCAGAAATGCCGGGATGTCCAGGTAGTCCAGGTCATCGTGCGGATTCATCTTCTGGGCGGCGGAAGCACCGGCGTGAGCCTGGTTGCGCATCACGGTCGGACGGTCCAGATCGCGGTAGTTCGGCGAAGCGGGCTCCTGGCGAGCGGGCTGCTGCTGAGCGGCGGCCGACTGCTGGGATGGGCTTTGCAGAGTGTTGTCGATGACCTTGACCACCGGCTTCTCGATTTTCGCACCCAGACCGGTGGCAACGACAGTTACATGCAGCTCGTCGCGCATGTCCGGATCGATCACGGTGCCGACCTTGACCATCGCGTGGTCGGAGGCGAACGCCTCGATGATGCTACCCACGTCGGAGTACTCGCCCAGGGACAGGTCGGGACCGGCGGTGATGTTCACCAGGATGCCACGGGCGCCCTGCAGGTTGACGTCTTCGAGCAGCGGGTTGCGAATCGCCGCCTCGGTCGCTTCGCGGGCACGATTCGGACCGCTGGCGCAGCCGGTACCCATCATGGCCATGCCCATTTCGCTCATCACGGTGCGCACGTCGGCGAAGTCGACGTTGATCATGCCCGGACGCTTGATGATGTCCGAGATACCGCGAACGGCACCGGCCAGCACGTCGTCGGCCTTGGCGAAAGCCGACAGCAGGCTGGCGTCCTTGCCCAGGATGGTCAGCAGCTTCTCGTTGGGGATGGTGATCAACGAGTCGACGCTTTCGGACAGCATGCGAATGCCTTCGTCGGCGATCTGCATGCGCTTGCGGCCTTCGAACGGGAACGGACGGGTCACCACCGCAACGGTGAGGATGCCCATTTCCTTGGCCACTTCGGCGATGATCGGCGCTGCACCGGTACCGGTACCGCCGCCCATGCCCGTGGTGATGAAGACCATGTTGGTGCCTTGCAGCACTTCGGCGATGCGCTCGCGGTCTTCCATGGCGGCCTGACGGCCGACTTCAGGGTTGGCGCCAGCGCCCAGCCCCTTGGTGACACCCGTACCCAACTGCAGAATGGTGCGCGCACCAATGTTCTTCAGGGCTTGAGCATCGGTGTTGGCGCAGATGAACTCGACGCCTTCGATGTTGCTCTTGACCATGTGGTTGACCGCGTTGCCGCCGCCACCGCCGACACCGATCACTTTGATGACCGGGCTTTGCGGGATGTTGTCTACGAGTTCGAACATGTTCCCTCTCCTTTCATTCTCTAGTTTTATGCGCCTACCGCTACTGCTGATGAAACTGTCTGAAGCTGATCAAAACGGCTGAAGCTGTGGTAAATCGTGAAGCTTTTTGCCCGAAGGCTTAAAAGTTGCCTTGAACCCAACGTTTCAGGCGCTCCAGCACGGGAGCCTTGGGTTCGTCGCCATAACCGCCACCGTAGCCACCGCCACTGTTGCTGTTATGGCTGATACCGCTCAGGGAGAGGCCATCGGACTGCTTCTGCAGGCCGTACATCAGAAGCCCCACGCCGGTCGAATAGATCGGGTTGCGCACCACGTCGGACAGACCGCGGACCGTATGCGGCACGCCAAGGCGTACCGGCATATGGAAAATTTCCTCGGCCAGCTCGACCGCGCCTTCCATTTTTGCCGTACCTCCGGTCAGCACGATGCCGGCCGGAATCAGGTCTTCGTAACCGCTACGACGCAACTCTGCCTGAATCAGCGTGAACAACTCGTCATAACGCGGCTCCACCACCTCGGCCAAGGCCTGGCGGGACAGCTCGCGCGGTGGACGGTCGCCGACGCTCGGCACCTTGATGGTCTCGCCGGCGCCGGCCAGCTTGGCCAGCGCACAGGCGTAGCGGATCTTGATTTCTTCGGCGTACTGCGTCGGCGTGCGCAAGGCCATGGCGATATCGTTGGTGACCTGGTCGCCGGCGATCGGGATCACCGCCGTGTGGCGGATGGCGCCTTCGGTGAAGATGGCGATGTCGGTGGTACCGCCGCCGATATCCACCAGGCACACGCCCAGCTCTTTCTCGTCATCGGTGAGCACCGAATAGGCCGACGCCAGCTGCTCGAGGATGATGTCGTCGATTTCCAGGCCGCAGCGACGCACGCACTTCTCGATGTTCTGCGCCGCGTTCACCGCGCAGGTGACCACGTGGACCTTGGCCTCCAGGCGCACGCCGGACATGCCCAGCGGCTCGCGCACGCCTTCCTGGTTGTCGATCACGTAATCCTGAGGCAGCGTGTGCAGCACGCGCTGGTCGGCCGGGATGGCTACGGCCTGGGCGGCGTCGAGGACGCGCTCAAGGTCGGCCATGCTCACTTCACGGTCGCGGATGGCGACGATGCCGTGGGAGTTCAGGCTGCGGATGTGATTGCCGGCCACGCCGACGAACGCCGAGTGAATGCGGCAGCCGGCCATCAGTTGCGCCTCTTCCACGGCGCGCTGAATGGATTGCACGGTCGACTCGATGTTCACCACCACGCCCTTCTTCAGGCCGCGCGAGGGGTGGGTACCGATGCCGACGATGTCCAGCGTGCCGTCGGCCGCGACTTCGCCTACCAGCGCCACCACCTTGGAGGTGCCGATATCCAGACCGACGATCATTTTGCCGCTTTGCACGTTTGCCATGGGGTCCTGCCTCTTCTTAATTCTTCGCGACGGCCGGTTTTTCCGGGGCCGCCGCCTGGGGATCGCGCCAGCCTACGGCCAGGCCGTTGGCGTAGCGCAGATCGACCCGCGCGATATTGGTAATCTGGTCTTTCAAGGTCTTGTCATAGATGGCGATAAAGCGGCGCATCTTCGGCAGCAGGTCGTCCCGACCCAACAACAGTTCGATACCGGGGCCGGCATTGCTGGCACCGGTGGTCAGGAACCAGCTGCCACGTTCGCGCAATTCCAGCCGCGCAACGGAGAAACCCAGGGGCCGCAACATCTGACTGAGCACCTGGTATTGCTGCATCACCTGCTGTTGGGCCCGCTGGGGGCCAAACAACTGCGGCAGATGATCGTAATTAGCCAGTTCGCGCGGCGCGAACGCCTCGCCCTGGTTGTTGAGCAAGGCCGAGTCCCCCCAGCGGGCCACCGGCAATTGCTCTTCGAGACGGATCACCACCTGGTCGGGCCACACCCGGCGTACCTCGGCGTGGGCGATCCACGGCATGGTCTCGAGATCCGAGCGCATGGTGGTCAGGTCGATGGTGAAGAAACTGGAATTGAGGTAAGGCGCGATCCGCTGCTGCACCGCCTGCTGGCTGATGTAGCTGAGGTCGCCCTGGATGGCCACGTGGGCGATCGGACGGTCGGCATAGGGCATCAGGCGCTGGGCCCCTTCGTAGGTACCCAGGCCCAGCACCACCAGCAGCACCGGCCACATCAATTTGCGCAGGAAGCCGAAATTGGCCCGCGGCAGGCGCAGCGGTTCCTTTTCCACCATACGGCTGGCACCACGCGGCACCGGCTTGTTGCGGCCGATGGCGGGTGCGGACTGATGACGAATCGATGCGCCTTGCATGGTCTTAACCTCGCGCCTCAAGACTGTCGGCCAGGATCGCCAGCACCAACTGCTGGAAGTCCAGGCCGGCCGCCGCTGCCGCCATGGGGACCAGGCTGTGGTCGGTCATGCCTGGGGCCGTATTGACTTCGAGCAGCCAGAAACGGCCCTGCT includes these proteins:
- a CDS encoding DUF721 domain-containing protein — its product is MAYRPLPAQAPAVLLREAKPLKALFSQAQRLAQLQRLLESQLQPAARPHCHVASWREGSLLLIVTDGHWATRLRYQQKRLQRDLQALEAFASLTRILFKVQPPNTPAAPVTRAIDLSVGSADNIQATAQGISDPGLRAALERLAAHGKSKPA
- a CDS encoding cell division protein FtsQ/DivIB, with translation MQGASIRHQSAPAIGRNKPVPRGASRMVEKEPLRLPRANFGFLRKLMWPVLLVVLGLGTYEGAQRLMPYADRPIAHVAIQGDLSYISQQAVQQRIAPYLNSSFFTIDLTTMRSDLETMPWIAHAEVRRVWPDQVVIRLEEQLPVARWGDSALLNNQGEAFAPRELANYDHLPQLFGPQRAQQQVMQQYQVLSQMLRPLGFSVARLELRERGSWFLTTGASNAGPGIELLLGRDDLLPKMRRFIAIYDKTLKDQITNIARVDLRYANGLAVGWRDPQAAAPEKPAVAKN
- the lpxC gene encoding UDP-3-O-acyl-N-acetylglucosamine deacetylase; translation: MIKQRTLKNIIRATGVGLHSGEKVYLTLKPAPVDTGIVFCRVDLDPVVQIAARAENVGATTMSTTLINGDTKVDTVEHLLSAMAGLGIDNAYVELSASEVPIMDGSAGPFVFLIQSAGLEEQDAAKKFIRILREVTVTEGDKRATFVPFEGFKVSFEIDFDHPVFKDRTQTASVDFSSTSFVKEVSRARTFGFMSDLEYLRKHNRALGGSVDNAIVVGVDGVVNEDGLRYEDEFVKHKILDAIGDLYQLGNSLIGEFRGYKSGHGLNNQLLRKLLSEKDAWEVVTFEDASLAPISYMRPVAAG
- the secA gene encoding preprotein translocase subunit SecA, whose amino-acid sequence is MFAPLLKKLFGSKNEREVKRMLKTVQIVNAFEEQMVALSDEQLRAKTAEFKARLAKGETLDKLLPEAFAVCREAGKRVMGMRHFDVQLIGGMTLHEGMIAEMRTGEGKTLVATLGVYLNALSGKGVHVVTVNDYLARRDANWMRPLYEFLGLSVGVVTPFAPPEEKRAAYAADITYGTNNEFGFDYLRDNMAFSVEEKFQRELNFAVIDEVDSILIDEARTPLIISGQAEDSSKLYTEINRLIPQLQQHIEEVEGVVTKEGHFTIDEKTRQVELNEAGHQYIEEMLTRVGLLAEGESLYSAHNLGLLTHVYAGLRAHKLFHRNVEYIVQDGNILLVDEHTGRTMPGRRLSEGLHQAIEAKENLNIQAESQTLASTTFQNYFRLYNKLSGMTGTADTEAFEFHQIYNLSVMVIPPNKPLARKDHNDLVYLTADEKYAAIVTDIKESMAKGRPVLVGTATIETSEHMSNLLNQEGIEHKVLNAKFHEKEAEIIAQAGRPGALTIATNMAGRGTDILLGGNWEVEVASLENPTDEQIAQIKADWQKRHQQVLESGGLHVIASERHESRRIDNQLRGRAGRQGDAGSSRFYLSLEDSLMRIFASDRVKNFMKALGMQSGEAIEHRMVTNAIEKAQRKVEGRNFDIRKQLLEFDDVANEQRKVIYHMRNSLLAAQNIGDTIADFRQEVLDATVSAHIPPQSLPEQWDVAGLEAALLNDFGVKLPIQQWLDDDEKLYEETLREKLLAELLAAYNEKEEQASTEALRTFEKQILLRVLDDLWKDHLSTMDHLRHGIHLRGYAQKNPKQEYKRESFTLFQELLDSIKRDTIRVLSHVQVRREDPVEEEARLRQEAEDLAARMQFEHPSAPSLEVADAAEEGGDVALAMATAATPVRNDQKLGRNEPCWCGSGKKFKHCHGQID
- the argJ gene encoding bifunctional glutamate N-acetyltransferase/amino-acid acetyltransferase ArgJ, whose product is MAVGLGPLPTLHPVAGFELGISSAGIKRPGRKDVVVMRCVEGSRVAGVFTLNAFCAAPVILSKQRVAGDVRYLLTNTGNANAGTGEPGLAAAARTCAALASLTGVPAEAVLPFSTGVIGEPLPVEKIEGALQAALDDLSPDNWAAAATGIMTTDTLPKGASRQFQHDGVTVTVTGISKGAGMIRPNMATMLGYIATDAKVAPAVLQDLLRDGANKSFNRITIDGDTSTNDCCMLIATGQAALPEITEARGELFAALKQAVFEVCMEVAQAIVRDGEGATKFVTVQVNGGGNHQECLDVGYAVAHSPLIKTALFASDPNWGRILAAVGRAGVPQLDVSRIDVYLGEVCIASQGGRAASYTEEQGSAVMAREEINIRIELGRGECSETIWTTDLSHEYVKINAEYRT
- the ftsA gene encoding cell division protein FtsA; translated protein: MANVQSGKMIVGLDIGTSKVVALVGEVAADGTLDIVGIGTHPSRGLKKGVVVNIESTVQSIQRAVEEAQLMAGCRIHSAFVGVAGNHIRSLNSHGIVAIRDREVSMADLERVLDAAQAVAIPADQRVLHTLPQDYVIDNQEGVREPLGMSGVRLEAKVHVVTCAVNAAQNIEKCVRRCGLEIDDIILEQLASAYSVLTDDEKELGVCLVDIGGGTTDIAIFTEGAIRHTAVIPIAGDQVTNDIAMALRTPTQYAEEIKIRYACALAKLAGAGETIKVPSVGDRPPRELSRQALAEVVEPRYDELFTLIQAELRRSGYEDLIPAGIVLTGGTAKMEGAVELAEEIFHMPVRLGVPHTVRGLSDVVRNPIYSTGVGLLMYGLQKQSDGLSLSGISHNSNSGGGYGGGYGDEPKAPVLERLKRWVQGNF
- the ftsZ gene encoding cell division protein FtsZ, with translation MFELVDNIPQSPVIKVIGVGGGGGNAVNHMVKSNIEGVEFICANTDAQALKNIGARTILQLGTGVTKGLGAGANPEVGRQAAMEDRERIAEVLQGTNMVFITTGMGGGTGTGAAPIIAEVAKEMGILTVAVVTRPFPFEGRKRMQIADEGIRMLSESVDSLITIPNEKLLTILGKDASLLSAFAKADDVLAGAVRGISDIIKRPGMINVDFADVRTVMSEMGMAMMGTGCASGPNRAREATEAAIRNPLLEDVNLQGARGILVNITAGPDLSLGEYSDVGSIIEAFASDHAMVKVGTVIDPDMRDELHVTVVATGLGAKIEKPVVKVIDNTLQSPSQQSAAAQQQPARQEPASPNYRDLDRPTVMRNQAHAGASAAQKMNPHDDLDYLDIPAFLRRQAD